CGAACGGCGTGTCGAGGCACTGTTCGACGAGTACTTCCTGGAGGTAGAACAGTAACCGCGACCGGCGACGCGACACGCGAATCGATCGGTCGCCCTCGCGTCACGGGGCGGAACGTCGGAACGCTTATTTGAGAGATCGAACAACTGTTCGTATGGCCGAAGCGACGAGCCGGATCCAGCGATACCTGGAGGACGAACTGGGCGAGTGTCGCAACGAGGACCTCCAGCAGCGGCTCGACGAACTCGACGAACTCGACGCGCTGGTCGACGAAGGAACGCGTTCGACCGACGTCGGGACCCTCGCGGCGCTGGGCAACGAGACGCGATACCGGCTCGTTCGGCTGCTGGTAGAAGCCGACAGCGAGCTGTGTGTCTGTGAGCTCACGCCGCTGATGGACGTCAGCGACAGCGCAGTGAGCCACGCGCTCGCGAAACTCGTCGAGACCGGTCTCGTCACCAAACGAAAGGACGGCCGATGGCGAAAGTACAGGGCGACCCCGCGGGCGAGTGCACTTCTGATCGCCCTCGACGGCACCCGCTGAACTCCAACCGCGAGCGCGCGTGACTCGTCGATCCCGTCCTCCGAACCGCACCGGCAGCGACAGACTTATGAATGAATCTGTGTTCAATTGAGACATGGTTCAATCGTCAAGTCGATCGACGGTGCGAAACGACGGGGCCAGCGCGGGCCGTCTCGACCGCCCGAGCGGCGAGAGTCGGAAACAACGCGAAGGGAACGGAACCACCGGCGCGTTCGGCCAACGGACGGGGAGTTCGGACCTCCTCTTTTTCGAGGGGATTCTCCCCGAACGCGACGGCGAAATGTTGAACGGTCTTTCAATCGACGAGCAGGCCGACGAGTGTCTGGACCGGCTGGAAGCGATGCTCGACCGGCAGGATGCGACGCTTGCGGACGTGATGAAGGTCGAGGTCCAGTTGACCGATCTCGACGAGCGCGAGGCCGTCGACGAGGTCTATCGGGCGCGCTTCGACGGCGAGTTCCCGCCGCGAACGACCGTCGGCGTCTGCTCGCTGCCCGGTGGAGCGGGGATCCAACTGGACGTCGTCGCCGCCGAGGAGTGACCACGATACCGATGAGATCGATACTGAAACACGCACACGGCCGAGCTGAATCGAATCGAACGGCGACGACCATCCCGTCTGCGGGAGGGACGAGATGAGTGTCGAACACGAACACGGTCCCGACTGTGACTGTGAATCCTGTGGTGACCCGCGCTCGATGGACTTCCTCGATAAGTACCTCACCGTCTGGATCTTCGGCGCGATGGCGGTCGGCGTCGGATTGGGGTTCGTTGCCCCGTCGGTGACGGGATCGATCCAGGACCTCCACCTCGTCGAGATCGGACTCGTGTTGATGATGTATCCGCCGCTGGCGAAGGCCGACTACTCGCAGCTCACGACCGTCTTTCGTAACTGGCGCGTGCTGGGGCTGAGCCTGGTCCAGAACTGGCTGATCGGGCCGACCCTGATGTTCGGGCTCGCGGTGGTCTTTTTCGGTGGACTGGTCCCGGGCCTACCGGCCCGTCCGGAGTTCTTCCTCGGGCTCGTGTTCATCGGGATGGCTCGGTGTATCGCGATGGTGCTGGTCTGGAACGAACTCGCCGAAGGCTCACCCGAGTACGTCACCGGGCTGGTCGCGTTCAACAGCCTCTTCCAGATCATCACCTACGGCGTGTACGTCTGGTTCTTCGCGCTGTTCCTGCCCCCGATTCTGGGTATGGAATCGCTCGTTGCGGGGATCACCACCTTCGAGATCGCCCCGATGCAGGTGTTCCAGGCGATCGTCGTCTTCCTCGGGATCCCCTTCGCCGCCGGATTCCTCTCGCGGTACGTCGGGACGCGCGCCAAGAGCGAGGAGTGGTACGACGAACAGTTCGTCCCGAGGGTCGATCCTCTGACCTTGATCGCGCTGCTGTTCACCGTGATCGTGATGTTCGCAACGCAGGGCGAGAACATCGTCGCCTCACCGGGTGACGTGCTGTTGATCGCGGTGCCGCTGACGATCTACTTCGTCGTAATGTTCCTCGTGAGCTTCGGGATGGGCCGGGGGATCGGTGCGGACTACTCGACGACGACCGCGATCGGATTCACCGCGGCGTCAAACAACTTCGAACTCGCGATCGCCGTCGCGGTAGCGGTCTTCGGCGTCGGCTCCGGTGTCGCCTTCACGACCGTGGTCGGCCCGCTCATCGAGGTGCCGGTGTTGCTCGCGCTGGTCCACGTCGCGCTGTACTTCCAGCGCCGACTCGACTGGGGCGGCTCGGGAACCACGAGTCAGGGATCGACCTCGCGCCAGTCGACGGCCGACGACGACTGATCGGGGACCGAGCGTTCGACACCGGCTTCGCCCGTTGAGAACGATCACCACGGGCTGCAACGTGGGGACACGGCTACCGAAACGACGTCATATGATGACGATATCAATTGTCAGTTCTATCAACCCCGCCTCCTGAGTGTCGGCGCCATATCACGCCGAATCGACTTGTTTCGCCGTCTGAAGTCAAACTATCGGGTGGGTACCGAAGTACTTATTTTAGACAGCGTTCAAACGATATCGTGGTCAGAGTTCGGAGGAGCCACCGGACGGCGGTCCGTCGATACGAACGGACGCCGTTGGGGCCGCGAGGGGTGGGCTACTTCGAACGACGATACGAGTCAACCATGACCGAAATAACGATCTTCGAGGAGGCGATGTGTTGTTCCACCGGCGTCTGTGGGCCGGACCCGGACAAGGAACTGGTCTCGTTTACGCACACGGTAGACCGGATCGAGGAGGAGTTCGCCGACGTGGAGGTGTCGAGGGCGAACCTCTCGGGCGGCATCGAGCGCTTCCTCGATCACGAGACGGTCTACGACGCCGTCGAGTCCGAGGGGCCGTCGGTCCTTCCGATCACTACCGTCGACGACGAGATCGTCGCCCGTGAGGAGTACCCCTCCTACGACCGATTGGCGAGCCTCGTCGAGGAGCGCCAGCCACAGGAGGCCCACTGAGATGAGTGGGGCATCCCGAGACGTCGTCGAACCGACGGGCGAGGACACCGAGTTCGTCTTCTTCAGCGGGAAGGGTGGCGTCGGCAAGAGCACGGTGAGCTGTGCGACCGCCGCGTGGCTCGCCGACGAGGGCTACGACACCCTGCTGGTCACGACCGATCCCGCGCCGAACCTTTCCGATGTCTTCGGCCAGCGGATCGGCCACGCGATCACGCCGATCGAGACCGTCGAGAACCTCTCCGCGATCGAGATCGATCCCGACGAGGCCGCCGCGGAGTACCGACAGCGCACCCTCGAACCGATGCGTCAACTCCTCGACGACGAACAGATCGAGACGATCGAGGAGCAACTCGACAGCCCGTGTGTCGACGAGATCGCCGCCTTCGACCGGTTCATCGAGTTCATGGACGATCCGGAGTACGACGTGGTGGTGTTCGACACCGCGCCCACGGGGCATACGATCCGCCTCATGGAGCTTCCGACCGGCTGGAACGAAGAGTTAGAGAACGGCGGGGCGACCTGCATTGGCCCGGCGGCCTCGATGCAGGACCAAAAGGAGCGCTATGAGGCGGCCATCGAGACGCTTTCCGACGGTGAGCGCACGTCGTTCGTGTTCGTCGGCCGGCCCGAGGAGGCCGCGATCAACGAGATCGAGCGCAGTTCCGAGAACCTCGCCGAACTGGGGATCGGGACCGATCTCGTCGTCGTCAACGGCTACCTGCCCGAGACGGTCTGTCAGGATCCCTTCTTCGAGGGCAAACGCGAGGACGAACAGGCGGTCCTCGAGGAGGTCAGCTCGACGTTTGCCGACCAGCCGGTGGCGACGTACCCGCTCCAGCCCGGCGAGATCACGGGGACGGACCTGCTCGCGGACGTGGCGGGGGTCCTCTACGAGGGCGAGGAGGCGACAGTCGAGGTCGACGCCGACACCAAAGCGACGGACACGACCGAACCGCTCCACGCGGGGACGGACACGGACGCCGTCATGGACCGACTCCGTCCCGAGGAGGACACCCGATACCTGTTCTTCACCGGCAAGGGTGGCGTCGGCAAGAGCACGATGGCGGCGACGACCGCGACGGCGCTCGCCGACGAGGGCTACGAGACGCTGATCGTCACCACCGACCCGGCCTCACACCTCCAGGACGTGTTCGGGACGGCGGTCGGACACGACCCGACCCCGGTCGGGATCGACGGGCTCGAGGCCGCCCGGATCGACCAGGAGAGGGCGCTGTCCGAGTACAAAGAGGGGATGCTCGCACAGGTCGAGGCCTCCTTCGAGGGCGACGAGGACACCGACGTCGAAGCGGTCAAAGCACAGGTCGCGGAGGAACTCGACAGCCCGTGTGCCGAGGAGATGGCGGCCCTCGAGAAGTTCGTGGGCTACTTCGACGATCCCGACTACGACGTCGTGGTGTTCGACACCGCGCCGACGGGCCACACCCTCAGGCTGCTCGAACTGCCCTCCGAGTGGAAGGGCTTCATGGATCTCGGATCGCTGACCAAGGAGGCCTCGGGATCGGGCGCGAAGTACGACCGGGTCATCGAGACGATGCGCGACCCGGAGCGGAGCTCGTTCGTCTTCGTGATGTACCCCGAGTACACGCCGATGATGGAGGCCTACCGCGCCGCCGAGGACCTGCGCGAACAGGTCGGCATCGAGACGGCGCTTGTCGCGGTCAACTACCTGCTCCCCGACGAGTACGGCGACAACGCCTTCTTCGAGAGCCGGCGCGAGCAACAGCGCGAGTATCTCGCGGAGATCCGTGAGCGCTTCTCGGTACCGGCGATGCTCGCACCGCTTCGCGAGAGCGAGCCGACGGGCGTCGAGGAGCTCCGACGCCTCGGCGATGACGTCCTCGCCACGGCGGAATCGACACGGAACGACCAGCCGACGATCGAGATCCAATGAGTGAATCCACGACCACCGACGCCGACGTCGAGACGCGATTGACCGAGTTCGTCGACGCGATCGGCGAGTCAGAGCGATACGAGCGGTTCGTCGCGAGCCAACAGCGATTGGAGAACGACGAGGAGGCCCGGCAACTGTTGGGCGAGTTCCGACGAAAACGACGCCAGCTTCAGAAGAACGGCTTCGACGGGGAGACGATGGCGGAGCTACGCGAGCTTCAAGAGGAGATGGACGACGACGAGACCATCAACGAACTGCGCGAGGCCGAAGCGGCGCTGATCGACCTGCTCGATGAGACGAACGACGTCGTCAGTGAGCGGATCGGTGAGGAGTTCGCCCGGAGCACCGGAGGTGGGTGCTGTTGAGCGCGACCGACTCCGAGGTGCTTTCGGCGGCCGAGCGGTTGGCCGACGCGCTCGCGGAGACGAAGACTCACTCGGACTCCGAGGAGTT
The genomic region above belongs to Halalkalicoccus subterraneus and contains:
- the arsD gene encoding arsenite efflux transporter metallochaperone ArsD yields the protein MTEITIFEEAMCCSTGVCGPDPDKELVSFTHTVDRIEEEFADVEVSRANLSGGIERFLDHETVYDAVESEGPSVLPITTVDDEIVAREEYPSYDRLASLVEERQPQEAH
- the arsA gene encoding arsenical pump-driving ATPase produces the protein MSGASRDVVEPTGEDTEFVFFSGKGGVGKSTVSCATAAWLADEGYDTLLVTTDPAPNLSDVFGQRIGHAITPIETVENLSAIEIDPDEAAAEYRQRTLEPMRQLLDDEQIETIEEQLDSPCVDEIAAFDRFIEFMDDPEYDVVVFDTAPTGHTIRLMELPTGWNEELENGGATCIGPAASMQDQKERYEAAIETLSDGERTSFVFVGRPEEAAINEIERSSENLAELGIGTDLVVVNGYLPETVCQDPFFEGKREDEQAVLEEVSSTFADQPVATYPLQPGEITGTDLLADVAGVLYEGEEATVEVDADTKATDTTEPLHAGTDTDAVMDRLRPEEDTRYLFFTGKGGVGKSTMAATTATALADEGYETLIVTTDPASHLQDVFGTAVGHDPTPVGIDGLEAARIDQERALSEYKEGMLAQVEASFEGDEDTDVEAVKAQVAEELDSPCAEEMAALEKFVGYFDDPDYDVVVFDTAPTGHTLRLLELPSEWKGFMDLGSLTKEASGSGAKYDRVIETMRDPERSSFVFVMYPEYTPMMEAYRAAEDLREQVGIETALVAVNYLLPDEYGDNAFFESRREQQREYLAEIRERFSVPAMLAPLRESEPTGVEELRRLGDDVLATAESTRNDQPTIEIQ
- the arsB gene encoding ACR3 family arsenite efflux transporter; translation: MSVEHEHGPDCDCESCGDPRSMDFLDKYLTVWIFGAMAVGVGLGFVAPSVTGSIQDLHLVEIGLVLMMYPPLAKADYSQLTTVFRNWRVLGLSLVQNWLIGPTLMFGLAVVFFGGLVPGLPARPEFFLGLVFIGMARCIAMVLVWNELAEGSPEYVTGLVAFNSLFQIITYGVYVWFFALFLPPILGMESLVAGITTFEIAPMQVFQAIVVFLGIPFAAGFLSRYVGTRAKSEEWYDEQFVPRVDPLTLIALLFTVIVMFATQGENIVASPGDVLLIAVPLTIYFVVMFLVSFGMGRGIGADYSTTTAIGFTAASNNFELAIAVAVAVFGVGSGVAFTTVVGPLIEVPVLLALVHVALYFQRRLDWGGSGTTSQGSTSRQSTADDD
- a CDS encoding ArsR/SmtB family transcription factor, with translation MAEATSRIQRYLEDELGECRNEDLQQRLDELDELDALVDEGTRSTDVGTLAALGNETRYRLVRLLVEADSELCVCELTPLMDVSDSAVSHALAKLVETGLVTKRKDGRWRKYRATPRASALLIALDGTR
- the hcsL gene encoding halo-CC-star protein HcsL, with the translated sequence MSESTTTDADVETRLTEFVDAIGESERYERFVASQQRLENDEEARQLLGEFRRKRRQLQKNGFDGETMAELRELQEEMDDDETINELREAEAALIDLLDETNDVVSERIGEEFARSTGGGCC
- the hcsS gene encoding halo-CC-star protein HcsS; translation: MLLSATDSEVLSAAERLADALAETKTHSDSEEFEALLTECNEGIERELGIDYGAVCGDDGCC
- a CDS encoding RidA family protein; the protein is MVQSSSRSTVRNDGASAGRLDRPSGESRKQREGNGTTGAFGQRTGSSDLLFFEGILPERDGEMLNGLSIDEQADECLDRLEAMLDRQDATLADVMKVEVQLTDLDEREAVDEVYRARFDGEFPPRTTVGVCSLPGGAGIQLDVVAAEE